Proteins encoded together in one Benincasa hispida cultivar B227 unplaced genomic scaffold, ASM972705v1 Contig306, whole genome shotgun sequence window:
- the LOC120069274 gene encoding uncharacterized protein LOC120069274, whose protein sequence is MAEQPEDRAPNTNNIMANPILLVNDRNSPKSGTNVSPTFTISHQESILGGGASLGTIEVRDEAGDALQLIQTCRTVARRKQEHKDEELIVMFKKVQTNILLLNAIQQIPRYAEFLKELCTQKRIGKDKERVVVSKNVLALVKQNMPRKWRDPGIFTLPYIIGNRVIRHAMLDLRASINVMPYHVYEDLNLNDLQKPTMCIQLANRSYIQPLRIVKDVLLQVRDLIFPVDFYILKMDEISTHSSSTILLGRPFMKTAKTKIDIDKGCLSIKFDGELVSFNMYDAMKFSKEYLSLCMIEVHDLLDDIILHDGSDDSYILITPCIDLDSHDSHDLSLSVVDVSNRRNLLLILILLVYMYKGLS, encoded by the exons ATGGCGGAGCAACCGGAAGACAGAGCACCGAacacaaataatatcatggcgaacCCCATTCTCTTGGTGAACGATCGCAATAGTCCCAAATCCGGGACTAATGTGTCGCCCACCTTTAcgatttctcaccaggaatccATTTTGGGAGGGGGGGCCAGCCTTGGGACGATTgaggttcgagatgaagccgGTGATGCTTTGCAGCTGATTCAAACTTGCAGGACA GTTGCAAGAAGAAAACAAGAACATAAGGACGAGGAGTTGATTGTGATGTTTAAAAAGGTTCAGACAAACATTCTCCTCTTGAACGCGATCCAGCAAATTCCCAGATATGCTGAATTCCTCAAGGAACTGTGCACCCAGAAGAGGATAGGTAAGGATAAGGAACGGGTTGTGGTAAGTAAGAATGTATTAGCTCTTGTTAAACAAAATATGCCTAGAAAATGGCGAGACCCAGGTATATTCACTTTACCCTACATTATTGGTAATAGAGTCATTCGTCATGCTATGCTTGATCTAAGAGCCTCTATTAATGTCATGCCTTATCATGTGTATGAGGATCTCAATTTGAATGATTTGCAAAAACCTACTATGTGCATCCAATTAGCTAATAGATCTTATATCCAGCCTCTAAGGATAGTGAAGGATGTGTTATTGCAAGTTAGGGATTTGATTTTCCCAGTTGATTTCtacattttgaaaatggatGAAATTTCCACTCATTCTTCTTCTACAATTCTGTTAGGAAGGCCCTTTATGAAAACTGCAAAGACAAAAATAGATATTGACAAAGGCTGTCTTTCTATAAAGTTTGATGGGGAATTAGTTTCATTTAACATGTATGATGCCATGAAATTTTCTAAGGAATATCTGTCGCTATGTATGATTGAGGTGCATGACTTATTAGATGATATTATATTGCATGATGGTAGTGATGACTCTTACATATTGATTACTCCATGTATTGATTTGGATTCTCATGACTCGCATGATTTATCTCTTTCTGTTGTTGATGTTAGCAACCGAAGGAATCTTCTTCTGATTTTGATATTGTTGGTTTACATGTACAAAGGATTGAGCTAA